Proteins encoded by one window of Glycine soja cultivar W05 chromosome 15, ASM419377v2, whole genome shotgun sequence:
- the LOC114386970 gene encoding GDSL esterase/lipase At4g16230-like isoform X1 gives MSFFMAIYLNRRVIFGIMFRVFMVLLLFKIGLSNYVPASFVFGDSLLDVGNNNYIVSLAKANHDPYGIDFGMATGRFSNGRTVADVINQKLGLGFSPPYLAPTTTGSVVLKGVNYASGAGGILNNSGQIFGGRINFDAQIDNFANTREEIISLIGVPAALNLFKKALFTVALGSNDFLDNYLTPILSIPERVLVSPESFVATLVSRLRLQLTRLFNLGARKIVVVNVGPIGCIPYVRDFTPFAGDECVTLPNELAQLFNTQLKSLVAELRTKLEGSLFVYADVYHIMEDILQNYNDYGYLPSEPPPKMTPLLQTLNLFISLVVETTYIVIAAADTDIVFTEDEVERVESLKTISAPTFMTPTLSMPRPSLCPSSRPSVSTRMTTL, from the exons ATGTCCTTTTTTATGGCTATTTATTTGAATAGAAGAGTCATTTTTGGGATAATGTTTCGAGTTTTTATGGTCTTGCTCTTGTTCAAGATTGGCTTATCAAATTATGTACCAGCGTCTTTTGTTTTCGGGGATTCCCTGCTCGATGTAGGGAACAACAACTATATTGTTTCACTGGCCAAAGCAAACCATGACCCTTATGGAATTGATTTTGGAATGGCCACTGGTCGTTTCAGCAATGGAAGAACAGTTGCAGATGTTATAA ATCAGAAACTGGGTCTTGGCTTTTCTCCTCCTTACTTGGCTCCCACTACTACTGGATCAGTGGTTCTAAAGGGTGTCAATTATGCCTCTGGTGCAGGTGGAATTCTTAACAACTCTGGCCAAATTTTT GGGGGACGAATCAACTTCGATGCACAGATAGATAACTTTGCAAATACGAGGGAAGAAATCATCTCCTTAATTGGTGTTCCTGCAGCTCTCAATTTGTTTAAGAAGGCCCTCTTTACAGTAGCATTAGGCTCAAATGATTTCTTGGATAACTATTTGACACCCATACTCTCAATTCCAGAGAGGGTGTTGGTATCTCCGGAATCATTTGTGGCCACATTGGTATCAAGACTCAGACTACAACTCACT CGGCTATTCAATCTAGGGGCCAGAAAAATTGTTGTGGTAAATGTAGGGCCTATTGGGTGTATACCATATGTGAGGGATTTTACCCCATTTGCTGGAGATGAATGTGTCACGTTACCAAATGAGCTGGCTCAGTTATTTAACACCCAATTGAAGAGCCTTGTTGCAGAGCTGAGGACAAAATTGGAGGGGTCATTATTTGTTTATGCAGATGTTTACCATATCATGGAAGATATCCTACAGAATTATAATGACTACG GTTACCTTCCATCAGAGCCTCCTCCCAAAATGACCCCACTCCTCCAAACCCTAAACTTATTCATCTCCCTTGTCGTCGAAACCACCTACATTGTCATCGCCGCTGCCGACACCGACATTGTCTTCACTGAGGACGAAGTTGAAAGGGTCGAGTCCTTGAAGACCATCTCAGCACCAACCTTCATGACACCAACGCTCTCAATGCCCAGGCCTTCTTTATGCCCTTCTTCTCGTCCCTCAGTTTCAACACGCATGACCACACTATGA
- the LOC114386970 gene encoding GDSL esterase/lipase At4g16230-like isoform X3 yields MSFFMAIYLNRRVIFGIMFRVFMVLLLFKIGLSNYVPASFVFGDSLLDVGNNNYIVSLAKANHDPYGIDFGMATGRFSNGRTVADVINQKLGLGFSPPYLAPTTTGSVVLKGVNYASGAGGILNNSGQIFGGRINFDAQIDNFANTREEIISLIGVPAALNLFKKALFTVALGSNDFLDNYLTPILSIPERVLVSPESFVATLVSRLRLQLTRLFNLGARKIVVVNVGPIGCIPYVRDFTPFAGDECVTLPNELAQLFNTQLKSLVAELRTKLEGSLFVYADVYHIMEDILQNYNDYVTRSTLSLRVR; encoded by the exons ATGTCCTTTTTTATGGCTATTTATTTGAATAGAAGAGTCATTTTTGGGATAATGTTTCGAGTTTTTATGGTCTTGCTCTTGTTCAAGATTGGCTTATCAAATTATGTACCAGCGTCTTTTGTTTTCGGGGATTCCCTGCTCGATGTAGGGAACAACAACTATATTGTTTCACTGGCCAAAGCAAACCATGACCCTTATGGAATTGATTTTGGAATGGCCACTGGTCGTTTCAGCAATGGAAGAACAGTTGCAGATGTTATAA ATCAGAAACTGGGTCTTGGCTTTTCTCCTCCTTACTTGGCTCCCACTACTACTGGATCAGTGGTTCTAAAGGGTGTCAATTATGCCTCTGGTGCAGGTGGAATTCTTAACAACTCTGGCCAAATTTTT GGGGGACGAATCAACTTCGATGCACAGATAGATAACTTTGCAAATACGAGGGAAGAAATCATCTCCTTAATTGGTGTTCCTGCAGCTCTCAATTTGTTTAAGAAGGCCCTCTTTACAGTAGCATTAGGCTCAAATGATTTCTTGGATAACTATTTGACACCCATACTCTCAATTCCAGAGAGGGTGTTGGTATCTCCGGAATCATTTGTGGCCACATTGGTATCAAGACTCAGACTACAACTCACT CGGCTATTCAATCTAGGGGCCAGAAAAATTGTTGTGGTAAATGTAGGGCCTATTGGGTGTATACCATATGTGAGGGATTTTACCCCATTTGCTGGAGATGAATGTGTCACGTTACCAAATGAGCTGGCTCAGTTATTTAACACCCAATTGAAGAGCCTTGTTGCAGAGCTGAGGACAAAATTGGAGGGGTCATTATTTGTTTATGCAGATGTTTACCATATCATGGAAGATATCCTACAGAATTATAATGACTACG TCACTCGGTCAACTCTAAGCCTACGTGTGCGTTGA
- the LOC114386486 gene encoding GDSL esterase/lipase At4g16230-like, protein MGIKLNRPVTVEILFQVFIVLSLFRITTSVLQPANFVFGDSLVDVGNNNYIASLSKANYVPFGIDFGRPTGRFTNGRTIVDIIGQEMGIGFTPPYLAPTTVGPVILKGVNYASGAGGILNLTGKLFGDRINFDAQLDNFANTRQDIISNIGVPTALNLFKRSIFSVAMGSNDFINNYLAPAVLIYEKNLASPELFVTTLVSRFREQLIRLFNLGARKIIVTNVGPIGCIPSQRDMNPTAGDGCVTFPNQLAQSFNIQLKGLIAELNSNLKGAMFVYADVYNILGDILNNYEAYGFENPYSSCCSMAGRFGGLIPCGPTSIICWDRSKYVFWDPWHPTDAANVIIAKRLLDGENNDIFPMNVRQLIQYLT, encoded by the exons ATGGGTATCAAGTTGAATAGACCAGTCACTGTTGAGATTTTGTTTCAAGTTTTTATAGTCCTATCCTTGTTTAGGATTACAACTTCGGTTTTACAACCAGCAAATTTTGTCTTCGGAGATTCTCTTGTCGATGTGGGGAACAACAATTACATTGCTTCCCTCTCAAAGGCTAATTATGTTCCTTTTGGAATTGACTTTGGAAGACCAACAGGGAGGTTCACAAATGGAAGAACCATTGTTGACATTATAG GTCAAGAAATGGGTATTGGTTTTACCCCACCTTACTTAGCACCCACTACAGTTGGACCAGTGATTTTGAAAGGTGTCAACTATGCTTCTGGGGCAGGTGGAATCCTCAATCTCACTGGAAAGCTCTTT GGTGACCGAATCAACTTTGATGCACAGTTAGATAATTTTGCTAATACAAGGCAAGACATCATCTCCAACATTGGTGTTCCTACGGCTCTCAATCTATTCAAAAGGTCTATATTTTCAGTAGCAATGGGTTCCAACGATTTCATTAATAACTATTTAGCACCAGCAGTCTTAATTTACGAGAAGAATTTGGCATCTCCAGAACTCTTTGTGACCACCTTAGTGTCAAGGTTCAGAGAACAGCTCATT AGGCTATTCAATCTAGGTGCCAGGAAAATTATTGTGACAAATGTGGGGCCTATTGGGTGTATACCAAGTCAGAGGGATATGAACCCAACTGCGGGTGATGGCTGTGTCACTTTCCCCAATCAGCTAGCACAGTCATTTAATATCCAGTTGAAGGGCCTCATTGCAGAGCTCAATTCAAATCTGAAGGGTGCAATGTTTGTTTATGCAGATGTCTACAACATTTTAGGAGACATACTCAACAATTACGAAGCATATG GTTTTGAGAACCCATATTCCTCTTGTTGTTCCATGGCTGGGCGATTTGGAGGTTTGATTCCCTGTGGTCCTACTTCGATCATTTGCTGGGACAGATCCAAGTATGTGTTTTGGGACCCTTGGCATCCTACTGATGCTGCAAATGTTATCATAGCTAAGCGCCTCTTGGATGGAGAAAATAACGACATTTTCCCAATGAATGTTCGCCAACTCATTCAATATTTGACCTGA